The following are encoded in a window of Jeotgalibacillus aurantiacus genomic DNA:
- the hisB gene encoding imidazoleglycerol-phosphate dehydratase HisB — protein sequence MSSNRTASIKRKTNETNIALEFSIDGEGVSKIQTDVPFMTHMLDLFTKHGHFDLTVDGRGDVEIDGHHTTEDIGIVLGQALLEALGDKKGIKRYGNAFVPMDEALAQVTVDLSNRPHLVMNADFPTDRVGSFDVELVHEFLWKLAIEARMNLHVNVHYGHNTHHMIEAVFKALGRALDEATSIDPRVKGVPSTKGML from the coding sequence ATGAGCAGCAATCGTACAGCATCCATCAAACGTAAAACGAATGAAACGAATATTGCCCTTGAATTTTCAATTGACGGGGAAGGCGTATCAAAGATCCAGACGGACGTCCCGTTTATGACGCATATGCTTGACCTGTTTACAAAGCACGGTCATTTTGATCTGACAGTGGACGGGCGTGGTGACGTCGAAATCGATGGCCACCATACAACTGAAGATATTGGGATTGTGCTTGGTCAGGCTCTTCTTGAGGCTTTAGGAGATAAAAAAGGAATCAAGCGTTACGGTAATGCATTTGTCCCGATGGATGAGGCATTGGCGCAGGTCACAGTGGATTTGAGTAATCGTCCGCACCTTGTGATGAACGCTGATTTCCCGACTGACCGCGTCGGTTCATTTGACGTGGAGCTCGTGCACGAATTTTTATGGAAGCTGGCGATTGAAGCCCGCATGAATCTGCATGTCAACGTACATTATGGTCACAACACGCATCACATGATTGAAGCGGTATTCAAGGCGCTTGGCCGTGCACTTGATGAAGCGACTTCTATCGACCCGCGCGTTAAAGGAGTTCCATCGACGAAAGGAATGTTGTAA
- a CDS encoding nucleoside recognition domain-containing protein: MTKKTWLDGLKAGLQTTWTLGKVIFPITFLITVLQFTPVLPFITDLIAPFMGLFGLSGEAAVPLVLGNLLNLYAGIAGILSLEMTVKEVFIIAVMLSFSHNLLIETGVALKVGVKLWVVLLVRLGLAFTSAIIINLVWQGGSDIAQYGMVPPGDPDVSGWGSILLLGLEKAAFGILQLALIVIPLMIVIQIMRDLKWLDVFSKWMAPVTRGLGMKENTSMTLVAGLTIGLAYGAGVMIKAVKEDGVSKKDATLAFIFLVACHAIVEDTLIFIPLGIPILPLVIIRVTTAVLLTIIVATIWNRYEAKVREPQYEQN, translated from the coding sequence ATGACGAAAAAGACGTGGCTTGACGGACTAAAAGCAGGGCTTCAGACGACGTGGACACTCGGAAAAGTCATTTTTCCGATCACGTTTTTGATCACAGTTCTGCAATTTACGCCGGTTCTGCCATTTATCACAGACTTAATTGCGCCGTTTATGGGATTGTTCGGACTGAGCGGGGAGGCCGCGGTTCCGCTCGTTTTAGGGAATCTGCTGAATCTTTATGCCGGGATTGCCGGAATTCTTTCACTGGAAATGACGGTAAAAGAAGTGTTTATTATTGCTGTTATGCTGTCATTTTCACATAATCTGCTCATTGAGACCGGCGTGGCGCTAAAGGTTGGGGTAAAGCTTTGGGTGGTTTTACTCGTGCGTCTCGGGCTTGCCTTTACATCTGCGATTATTATTAATCTCGTCTGGCAGGGCGGCTCTGACATTGCGCAGTATGGCATGGTGCCGCCTGGTGATCCGGATGTCAGCGGCTGGGGAAGCATTTTACTGCTTGGACTGGAGAAAGCGGCATTTGGTATTCTTCAGCTCGCATTGATCGTTATTCCACTGATGATTGTCATTCAGATTATGCGTGATTTAAAATGGCTGGACGTTTTTTCTAAATGGATGGCACCGGTCACAAGAGGACTTGGAATGAAAGAGAATACGTCTATGACCCTTGTAGCCGGGCTGACGATCGGACTTGCATACGGTGCAGGCGTCATGATTAAGGCAGTAAAAGAGGATGGGGTCAGTAAAAAGGATGCAACACTTGCCTTCATTTTCCTCGTCGCCTGTCACGCGATCGTAGAGGATACGCTGATTTTTATTCCACTCGGCATTCCGATCTTACCGCTTGTGATCATCCGTGTGACAACAGCTGTATTATTGACGATCATTGTGGCAACAATATGGAACCGATACGAAGCAAAAGTGAGGGAACCGCAATATGAGCAAAATTGA
- the hisF gene encoding imidazole glycerol phosphate synthase subunit HisF, whose amino-acid sequence MLTKRIIPCLDVKEGRVVKGIQFVELRDAGDPVELARAYDEQGADELVFLDISASHEGRKTMVDVVQNVASELAIPFTVGGGINALEDMKRILRAGADKVSLNTAALLRPELIREGADYFGTQCIVVAIDAKWDENAGTWRVYTHGGRNPVDKFAVEWAKEAEALGAGEILLTSMDSDGGKKGFNVELTKAVSEAVSIPVIASGGAGGAEDFTEIFKQGKADAALAASIFHYEETSVKEVKAHLRSEGVNVR is encoded by the coding sequence ATGCTGACGAAACGAATTATCCCATGTCTTGATGTAAAAGAGGGCCGCGTTGTCAAAGGGATTCAGTTTGTTGAACTGCGTGATGCAGGCGATCCCGTTGAACTGGCACGTGCTTATGATGAACAGGGTGCAGACGAGCTTGTCTTTTTAGATATCTCAGCCTCACACGAAGGACGCAAAACAATGGTCGATGTCGTGCAGAATGTCGCGTCAGAGCTTGCAATTCCATTTACCGTAGGTGGAGGCATTAATGCGCTTGAAGATATGAAGCGGATTCTCCGTGCCGGAGCGGATAAGGTATCACTTAATACTGCCGCTTTACTCAGACCGGAACTGATTCGCGAGGGCGCTGATTATTTCGGTACGCAGTGTATCGTTGTAGCGATTGATGCGAAATGGGATGAGAATGCAGGCACGTGGCGCGTATATACACACGGCGGCCGCAATCCGGTTGATAAATTTGCTGTGGAATGGGCAAAGGAAGCGGAAGCACTTGGTGCAGGAGAAATTCTGCTTACGTCCATGGACAGTGACGGCGGGAAAAAAGGCTTTAACGTGGAGCTGACGAAAGCGGTCAGCGAAGCAGTATCGATTCCGGTCATCGCGTCAGGCGGAGCCGGTGGTGCGGAAGATTTCACTGAAATTTTTAAACAAGGAAAAGCTGATGCTGCCCTAGCCGCATCGATTTTCCATTACGAAGAAACGAGTGTGAAGGAAGTTAAAGCACACTTGAGATCAGAGGGAGTGAATGTTCGATGA
- a CDS encoding biotin transporter BioY — protein sequence MVKSPLHGMILASLFAALMAIGANITSIVPILVIGNVPVTLQTVVCLLAGVLLGKKWGPVAMVVYLLIGLAGMPVFAQWSGGFRTLISPTFGFILSYIVVAWVVGLMVEKKKTFAMLVTATLIGTAINYFIGTNWMYMAYKLWFNAPDGFSYAIAWAWMLPTIPKDIILAVVAAIVSVKVLQAFPHTRVPAKTQASA from the coding sequence ATGGTTAAGTCACCGCTTCATGGAATGATTTTGGCTTCTTTATTTGCTGCACTGATGGCAATTGGGGCAAATATTACATCGATTGTTCCGATTCTTGTGATTGGAAATGTGCCGGTTACGCTTCAGACGGTGGTTTGTCTGCTTGCGGGCGTGCTGCTAGGTAAAAAATGGGGACCGGTGGCAATGGTGGTTTATCTGCTTATCGGACTTGCCGGAATGCCTGTATTTGCTCAGTGGAGTGGAGGTTTCCGTACATTAATCAGCCCGACTTTTGGATTTATTTTATCTTATATCGTGGTCGCGTGGGTTGTTGGATTAATGGTCGAAAAGAAAAAAACGTTCGCGATGCTTGTAACAGCAACCTTGATCGGCACAGCGATCAACTATTTTATCGGAACGAACTGGATGTATATGGCTTATAAACTCTGGTTCAACGCACCGGACGGCTTCTCATATGCCATCGCATGGGCATGGATGCTGCCAACGATTCCAAAGGACATCATTTTAGCAGTAGTGGCTGCGATTGTATCTGTGAAAGTACTGCAAGCCTTCCCACATACACGTGTACCTGCTAAAACACAGGCGAGCGCATAA
- the hisIE gene encoding bifunctional phosphoribosyl-AMP cyclohydrolase/phosphoribosyl-ATP diphosphatase HisIE has product MSLNTGSIRFDEKGLIPAVVQDADSGEVLTVAYMNEESLQKSIESGETWFYSRSRQELWHKGATSGNTQKIVDMTLDCDGDSLVVRVKPAGPACHTGERSCFNEKIYTSETEKAGGTSILDTLETLIKERFEERPEGAYTTYLFTEGVDKILKKVGEEASEVIIAAKNRDKEELKWETADLLYHTLVLLREQDLPLSDVMSVLEERHNRPKK; this is encoded by the coding sequence ATGAGTTTGAATACAGGAAGCATTCGCTTCGATGAAAAAGGATTAATTCCAGCAGTTGTTCAGGATGCCGATTCAGGCGAGGTTCTGACGGTTGCCTATATGAACGAAGAATCACTGCAAAAATCAATCGAGTCCGGCGAAACGTGGTTTTACAGCCGCTCACGCCAGGAGCTTTGGCATAAAGGAGCGACAAGCGGCAATACACAAAAGATCGTGGACATGACGCTTGACTGTGACGGCGATTCACTCGTTGTCCGCGTGAAACCTGCAGGACCGGCATGTCACACAGGGGAGCGCTCCTGCTTCAATGAAAAAATCTACACCTCTGAAACAGAAAAAGCAGGCGGTACAAGTATTCTAGATACGCTGGAAACACTCATTAAAGAGCGTTTCGAAGAGCGTCCTGAAGGTGCTTACACGACGTATCTGTTCACAGAAGGCGTGGATAAAATCCTGAAAAAGGTCGGCGAAGAGGCCTCTGAGGTCATCATCGCCGCTAAAAACCGTGATAAAGAAGAGCTGAAGTGGGAAACCGCTGACCTGCTTTATCACACACTCGTGCTGCTGCGAGAACAGGATCTTCCACTGTCAGATGTCATGAGCGTGTTGGAAGAACGACACAACAGACCGAAGAAATGA
- a CDS encoding ATP phosphoribosyltransferase regulatory subunit has protein sequence MSKLFMFEKPIGMRDTFPHLYKMKQEIRSKVEQELSTWGYEFMETPALEYDETVGAASAILDQQLFKLLDQQGRTLVLRPDMTAPIARVAASKLLKDRNPLRLAYAANLFRAQQREGGRPAEFEQIGVELIGDSTVSADAETIALLVSALKAAGLEDFTISVGHVGFVQELFLQIVGTEERAEQLRKYLYEKNYVGFRQHVESLSLSSIDKQRLLKLLHIQGNDGSIEKAEALLEGNGGREALRELEELWDVLRDYGVDEYVKMDVSLVSHMSYYTGVLFEVYADNVGFALGNGGRYNNLLRQFGAEVGATGFGIRMDYLMEALNTEKTENQPALILFSGERRKEAVELAAEYRRAQKAVIVQDVKGVSNVDRFTAGFSDVHTFIGKAGDQA, from the coding sequence ATGTCAAAGCTTTTTATGTTTGAAAAACCAATTGGAATGAGGGATACGTTTCCTCATTTATATAAAATGAAACAAGAGATTCGATCGAAGGTGGAGCAGGAGTTGTCGACGTGGGGTTATGAATTTATGGAGACGCCTGCGCTTGAGTATGATGAAACAGTTGGCGCGGCTTCTGCGATTTTGGATCAGCAGCTTTTTAAATTGCTGGATCAGCAGGGACGTACGCTGGTGCTTCGTCCGGATATGACGGCGCCGATTGCGCGTGTGGCGGCTTCGAAGCTGTTAAAGGATCGCAACCCGCTCCGTCTTGCTTATGCAGCGAATCTGTTCCGTGCCCAGCAGCGTGAGGGTGGGCGTCCGGCTGAGTTTGAGCAGATTGGTGTAGAGCTGATCGGTGATTCAACGGTGAGTGCGGATGCTGAAACGATTGCCCTTTTAGTGTCGGCACTGAAGGCAGCCGGGTTAGAGGATTTTACGATTTCTGTCGGTCATGTCGGCTTCGTACAGGAGCTGTTTTTGCAGATTGTCGGTACGGAGGAGCGTGCAGAACAGCTGCGTAAATATTTGTATGAGAAGAACTATGTTGGCTTCCGTCAGCACGTGGAGTCATTATCTTTATCTTCGATTGATAAACAGCGTCTGCTGAAGCTGCTTCATATTCAGGGTAACGATGGTTCGATTGAAAAAGCGGAGGCTCTTTTAGAAGGCAACGGAGGAAGAGAAGCGCTTCGTGAGCTTGAAGAGTTATGGGACGTGCTGCGTGATTATGGTGTGGACGAGTATGTAAAGATGGATGTGTCGCTTGTCAGCCACATGTCTTATTATACGGGTGTGCTGTTTGAAGTATATGCGGACAATGTCGGCTTCGCGCTTGGAAATGGCGGACGTTACAATAATCTGCTGCGTCAGTTTGGTGCAGAAGTTGGGGCGACGGGATTTGGGATCCGGATGGATTATCTGATGGAAGCCTTAAACACAGAAAAAACTGAAAACCAGCCGGCACTTATTTTATTTTCTGGAGAGCGCCGGAAAGAAGCGGTAGAGCTTGCCGCTGAATACAGACGTGCACAAAAAGCCGTCATCGTTCAGGATGTTAAGGGTGTTTCAAATGTGGACCGCTTTACAGCGGGGTTCAGTGATGTGCATACGTTTATTGGAAAGGCAGGGGATCAGGCATGA
- the ppaX gene encoding pyrophosphatase PpaX: MSKIDTVLFDLDGTLINTNDLIISSFLHVMDHYYPGEYGKEDVLKFMGPPLFDSFNALNPEKTEEMMAFYREYNLRMHDELVTGFEGVEQTVKALHDKGIKLAIVSTKRNDVVHKGLKLMKLDPYFDVVIGLDDVEHAKPHPEPLEKALTLLGSKPEQAIMVGDNHHDIEGGQNAGTKTAAVAWSAKGREYLLQFNPDYMLETMSDLEEIVLESGE; encoded by the coding sequence ATGAGCAAAATTGATACTGTATTATTTGATCTGGACGGAACGCTAATCAACACAAACGATTTAATCATTTCGTCTTTTCTCCATGTCATGGATCATTATTATCCAGGTGAGTATGGGAAAGAGGACGTGCTGAAATTTATGGGACCGCCGCTGTTTGATTCGTTCAATGCGCTGAATCCTGAAAAAACTGAAGAGATGATGGCTTTTTACCGTGAATATAATCTGCGGATGCACGACGAGCTCGTCACAGGGTTTGAGGGTGTTGAGCAGACGGTCAAAGCGCTTCATGACAAAGGAATTAAACTTGCGATCGTTTCGACCAAGCGAAATGACGTAGTGCATAAAGGCTTAAAACTGATGAAGCTCGATCCGTATTTTGATGTGGTCATTGGTCTTGATGATGTGGAGCATGCCAAGCCGCATCCGGAGCCGCTTGAAAAAGCACTGACTCTGCTTGGATCAAAGCCTGAGCAAGCGATTATGGTTGGAGATAATCATCACGATATTGAAGGCGGGCAAAATGCAGGTACGAAAACAGCCGCCGTTGCCTGGTCAGCAAAAGGAAGAGAATATCTTCTTCAATTCAATCCTGACTATATGCTTGAAACCATGAGTGATTTAGAGGAAATTGTGCTGGAGTCCGGCGAATGA
- a CDS encoding SurA N-terminal domain-containing protein produces MNFKKVLLPFAAGALALGLAACSEDEAANNEEAATEEQAGGEQQSAEEQQAAQEEMQAKLDEQKVADDEVVATVNGEEILGADYNNVLQRTQMQFQMQGQDPTSEEAANQMKEQALNLLIDQTILLQKADEAGLEASEEEIDEEYAAFAEQNGGEEQLTTSIEEQGMTVEELRGQMAESIKFEKYIDQVAPVEEPTDQEIQEYYDQATAQAEEAGQEAPALEDVRDTIVQSLQQSEQQELVTAHLEEIKADAEIETLI; encoded by the coding sequence ATGAATTTCAAAAAAGTATTATTACCTTTTGCAGCAGGCGCATTGGCACTTGGACTTGCAGCCTGTAGCGAGGATGAAGCAGCAAATAACGAAGAGGCAGCAACAGAAGAACAGGCCGGCGGTGAGCAGCAGTCTGCTGAAGAGCAACAGGCTGCACAGGAAGAGATGCAGGCTAAGCTTGACGAACAGAAAGTAGCGGACGATGAAGTCGTTGCGACTGTTAATGGCGAAGAGATTCTGGGTGCTGATTATAATAATGTCCTTCAAAGAACACAAATGCAGTTCCAGATGCAGGGACAGGACCCAACATCTGAAGAAGCTGCAAACCAAATGAAAGAACAGGCACTGAATCTGTTGATTGACCAGACGATTCTTCTGCAAAAAGCAGACGAAGCAGGTCTTGAAGCTTCAGAAGAAGAAATTGATGAAGAATACGCAGCCTTCGCTGAGCAAAATGGCGGAGAAGAGCAGCTGACGACGTCCATTGAAGAGCAGGGTATGACCGTTGAAGAATTACGCGGTCAAATGGCAGAATCAATTAAATTTGAAAAATACATTGACCAGGTGGCACCGGTAGAGGAGCCGACTGATCAAGAGATTCAGGAGTATTATGACCAGGCAACTGCACAGGCAGAGGAAGCGGGTCAGGAAGCACCAGCTCTTGAAGATGTTCGCGATACAATCGTACAAAGCTTGCAGCAGTCTGAGCAGCAGGAGCTTGTAACAGCTCACCTTGAGGAAATTAAGGCAGATGCTGAGATTGAAACGTTGATCTAA
- a CDS encoding acyltransferase has translation MRRTDRYPVEGSNSLWQLYKTVPFVKVAWNFAILQTARYTPFFRVKNWMYRTLLRMEVGEKTAFALMVMPDILFPEKIKVGRNTVIGYNTTILAHEYLVSEYRLGIVEIGDNVMVGANSTILPGVKIGDGAVVSAATLVHRDVPAGAFAGGNPMQIIRMPDESKKEPGK, from the coding sequence ATGAGACGGACGGATCGATATCCTGTAGAGGGTTCGAACTCTTTGTGGCAGCTGTACAAAACGGTTCCCTTTGTAAAAGTGGCATGGAACTTTGCCATCTTGCAGACAGCCAGATACACACCTTTTTTTCGGGTGAAAAACTGGATGTACCGCACACTGTTGCGGATGGAAGTCGGTGAGAAGACGGCATTCGCTCTCATGGTCATGCCGGATATCCTTTTCCCGGAGAAAATTAAAGTCGGTCGTAATACAGTAATCGGCTACAATACAACCATTCTGGCTCATGAATATCTGGTGAGTGAGTATCGGCTGGGGATCGTAGAAATTGGCGATAACGTGATGGTTGGAGCTAACTCCACGATTTTACCAGGTGTGAAGATTGGAGATGGTGCGGTGGTGTCTGCAGCAACGCTTGTCCATCGCGACGTTCCAGCCGGTGCATTCGCCGGAGGGAATCCAATGCAGATTATCAGGATGCCTGATGAATCAAAAAAAGAGCCCGGAAAATAA
- the hisA gene encoding 1-(5-phosphoribosyl)-5-[(5-phosphoribosylamino)methylideneamino]imidazole-4-carboxamide isomerase produces the protein MSFTIYPAIDMRNGKCVRLTQGDYNQETIYGDSPFDMAKQFVDEGAEWIHMVDLDGAKDGKRINDEFVVRVVKELPARVQVGGGIRTEEDVKHYLDQGVDRVIIGSLAVTNPALVKEWLKKYGDRIAIGLDAKDGYVATHGWLETSELKAVDLGKELAEAGASTFIFTDIATDGMLSGPNVDAVIEMAEMTGAQVIASGGVSSLEDLRTLQAVSGSGVSGAIVGKAIYTNKFTVKQAVEEIS, from the coding sequence ATGAGTTTTACGATCTATCCAGCGATTGATATGAGAAACGGGAAATGTGTCCGCTTAACGCAAGGGGATTATAATCAGGAGACGATCTATGGCGACTCTCCGTTTGATATGGCGAAGCAGTTTGTCGATGAAGGGGCAGAATGGATTCACATGGTGGACCTTGACGGCGCCAAAGACGGCAAGCGGATCAATGATGAATTTGTTGTCCGTGTCGTCAAAGAGCTTCCGGCCCGCGTTCAGGTAGGTGGCGGAATCCGTACTGAAGAAGATGTAAAGCACTACCTTGATCAGGGTGTAGACCGCGTTATCATCGGAAGTCTTGCGGTGACAAATCCTGCCCTCGTTAAAGAGTGGCTGAAAAAATACGGGGACCGCATTGCGATTGGACTTGATGCGAAAGACGGTTACGTGGCAACGCACGGCTGGCTGGAAACATCTGAACTGAAAGCGGTGGATCTGGGGAAAGAGCTGGCTGAAGCCGGCGCAAGCACATTTATTTTTACAGATATCGCAACAGACGGCATGCTGAGTGGACCAAACGTTGATGCTGTTATTGAAATGGCTGAAATGACGGGAGCTCAGGTGATCGCTTCCGGCGGTGTAAGCTCGCTTGAAGACCTGCGCACTCTTCAGGCTGTATCAGGCAGCGGCGTGTCTGGCGCCATCGTAGGGAAGGCGATCTACACGAATAAATTCACAGTCAAGCAGGCTGTTGAGGAGATTTCATAA
- the hisH gene encoding imidazole glycerol phosphate synthase subunit HisH, whose protein sequence is MIGIVDYGMGNLFSVSKALERLNVPYIISDKKEQLSKTDGLILPGVGAFRDAMKLLNETGLADFIKEQAEAGKPILGICLGMQLLFEGSEENGVFEGLGLLKGKAVRFSGESNGERYKVPHMGWNKLKFHQDSPLTENVAEEHVYFVHSYYIAEEEREALIASSDYFEEVPAVVGKGSVFGMQFHPEKSGDLGMALLNNYTEYVKKTEVRA, encoded by the coding sequence ATGATCGGCATCGTAGATTATGGTATGGGAAATCTGTTCAGCGTCAGTAAAGCACTGGAGCGGCTGAACGTTCCTTATATCATCAGTGATAAAAAAGAACAGCTGTCTAAAACAGACGGCCTCATTTTACCGGGTGTCGGCGCCTTTCGTGATGCGATGAAGCTCCTGAATGAAACCGGTCTGGCTGATTTCATTAAAGAGCAGGCTGAAGCCGGCAAGCCGATCCTCGGTATTTGTCTCGGCATGCAGCTGCTGTTTGAGGGCAGTGAAGAGAATGGCGTGTTTGAAGGGCTTGGACTATTAAAAGGGAAAGCTGTGCGCTTTTCAGGAGAGTCAAACGGTGAACGCTACAAGGTACCGCACATGGGCTGGAACAAGCTGAAGTTTCATCAGGACTCACCGCTGACTGAAAATGTGGCGGAGGAGCACGTTTATTTCGTGCATTCCTACTATATTGCTGAAGAGGAACGCGAAGCCTTGATTGCATCAAGCGACTATTTTGAAGAAGTGCCGGCTGTTGTCGGTAAGGGTTCAGTTTTCGGTATGCAGTTCCACCCTGAGAAAAGCGGGGACCTTGGTATGGCGCTGTTAAACAACTATACAGAATACGTGAAAAAGACGGAGGTGCGCGCATGA
- the hisG gene encoding ATP phosphoribosyltransferase produces the protein MKELTIAMPKGRIFEEAVVMLKEAGYNLPPEFDDSRKLIIEVPEENLRFILAKPMDVPTYVEHGVADIGIAGKDVMLEEERDVYELLDLKISHCYLAVAGLPDTKMNEVAPRIATKYPNVASSYFREQGEQVEIIKLNGSIEIAPIIGLTDRIVDIVSTGRTLKENGLVEYEHIVDITSRLIANPVSYRLMHDRISEMTSRLEKVVNGVTE, from the coding sequence ATGAAGGAATTAACGATTGCCATGCCAAAAGGGCGTATTTTTGAAGAGGCGGTAGTGATGCTGAAGGAAGCGGGTTACAATTTACCGCCTGAGTTTGATGATTCACGCAAATTAATCATTGAAGTGCCGGAGGAAAATCTGCGCTTTATTTTAGCGAAGCCGATGGATGTTCCAACATATGTGGAGCACGGCGTGGCGGATATTGGCATTGCAGGGAAAGATGTGATGCTTGAAGAAGAGCGTGACGTGTATGAACTGCTTGATTTGAAAATCAGTCACTGTTATCTCGCGGTAGCAGGACTTCCGGATACGAAAATGAATGAAGTAGCGCCCCGGATTGCGACAAAATACCCGAATGTGGCCTCTTCGTATTTCCGCGAGCAGGGGGAACAGGTGGAGATTATTAAGCTGAATGGTTCGATTGAAATTGCACCGATTATCGGGTTGACAGACCGGATTGTGGATATCGTATCAACGGGGCGTACGCTGAAGGAAAACGGGCTGGTTGAATATGAGCATATTGTGGATATTACCTCACGCCTCATCGCGAACCCCGTCAGCTATCGTCTGATGCACGACCGGATCAGTGAAATGACGAGCCGTCTTGAAAAAGTTGTGAACGGTGTGACAGAGTAA
- the hisD gene encoding histidinol dehydrogenase translates to MRIQKLKDQKITRQSLDNGTEEQRKAVQEIIERVRQEGDAAVRHYTRLFDKTELQSLAVTEDEVDEALRELDEDILAVLQEAANNIRSFHERQVQQSWMTTHENGTILGQKVTPLDAAGIYVPGGTAAYPSSVLMNAIPAQVAGVGRIVMVTPPGEDGKVPAGVLAAARLSGVREIYKIGGAQAVAALAYGTETIQPVDKITGPGNIYVALAKREVFGIVDIDMIAGPSDVTVLADETAVPREVAADLLSQAEHGELSQANLVTTSKELAEAVQKEVELQLAELPRQEMARVAIEEHSAIYIADSLDEAVEAVNEIAPEHLEIQTANSMELVGQIRHAGAIFVGRYSSEPIGDYFAGPNHTLPTSGTARFSSPLLVDDFVKKSSIIFYSEAAFQENADKVARFARLEGLEAHARAVEARYNVKKY, encoded by the coding sequence ATGAGAATCCAGAAGCTGAAAGATCAGAAGATTACACGCCAGTCTCTTGATAACGGAACAGAAGAGCAGCGTAAAGCGGTTCAGGAGATTATTGAACGTGTGAGACAGGAAGGTGATGCAGCCGTCCGCCATTATACACGTTTATTTGATAAAACAGAGTTACAGTCATTGGCTGTAACAGAGGATGAAGTGGACGAAGCGCTTCGTGAGCTGGATGAGGATATACTTGCTGTCCTGCAGGAAGCAGCGAACAATATCCGGTCATTCCACGAACGTCAGGTTCAGCAGTCTTGGATGACCACGCACGAAAACGGCACGATTTTAGGTCAGAAGGTAACCCCTCTTGATGCAGCAGGGATTTATGTGCCGGGTGGTACGGCGGCTTATCCGTCCTCTGTTTTAATGAACGCGATCCCTGCTCAGGTGGCAGGTGTTGGCCGCATTGTGATGGTGACGCCACCAGGAGAAGACGGTAAAGTGCCGGCGGGTGTGTTAGCGGCAGCGCGTCTTTCAGGTGTTCGTGAGATTTATAAAATTGGCGGCGCACAGGCAGTAGCCGCTCTTGCATACGGAACTGAAACGATTCAGCCGGTGGATAAGATTACAGGACCGGGTAATATTTATGTGGCACTTGCGAAACGTGAAGTGTTTGGTATTGTTGATATTGATATGATTGCAGGGCCTAGTGACGTCACGGTGTTAGCTGATGAAACGGCTGTACCGAGAGAGGTGGCGGCAGATCTGCTGTCACAGGCGGAGCACGGTGAGCTTTCTCAGGCGAATCTTGTGACAACGTCTAAAGAACTGGCAGAAGCTGTTCAAAAGGAAGTGGAGCTTCAGCTCGCGGAATTACCGCGTCAGGAAATGGCACGTGTAGCGATTGAAGAACACAGTGCAATCTACATTGCGGATTCACTTGATGAGGCAGTTGAAGCAGTGAATGAGATTGCGCCTGAGCACCTTGAGATTCAGACGGCTAACAGCATGGAACTGGTCGGACAAATCCGCCACGCTGGTGCCATTTTCGTCGGACGTTACAGCTCTGAGCCGATCGGAGATTATTTCGCTGGCCCGAACCATACGCTTCCGACAAGCGGTACAGCGCGTTTTTCAAGTCCGCTTTTAGTAGATGATTTTGTGAAAAAATCGAGCATTATTTTTTACAGTGAAGCCGCTTTTCAGGAAAATGCAGATAAAGTGGCGCGTTTTGCCCGTTTAGAAGGTTTAGAAGCGCATGCACGCGCCGTGGAAGCACGGTATAATGTGAAGAAATATTAA